One window of the Sphaerochaeta associata genome contains the following:
- a CDS encoding DUF7662 domain-containing protein, whose amino-acid sequence MDIKDFKKRISSNIRILTKWYDYKIGALENDAGVSPGYVSRLSKEDSLSSMPLIDLLVETSTKFKVSIDSLIYSDFTKFANEDKKRLYLFSETLLYLTDTSQLLWKRNDEKLVSEDEVVGSYLVQYNNEISFYIFELESVNEECPGYSLWVENREKKTNVVIVNSPGPALYEILARLYESAGASADTVFIDESADSAIRCFMAENGNVLKNSSELKKYKPLFDRLNGRKEEEITLTFFDIEQCLGFSLPASAYKYTSFWANNTNGQHQHCKSWQDAGYKTIDVPKSIINQYITFKSIKEPNHEI is encoded by the coding sequence ATGGATATCAAGGATTTCAAGAAAAGAATTTCAAGCAATATTAGAATTTTAACTAAATGGTATGACTATAAGATTGGTGCTCTGGAAAATGATGCAGGAGTCTCTCCTGGATATGTTTCTCGCCTGTCCAAAGAAGATTCTTTATCCTCCATGCCATTAATTGACTTGCTCGTCGAGACTTCAACAAAGTTCAAAGTATCTATTGATTCATTAATCTATTCGGATTTTACCAAGTTCGCTAATGAAGATAAGAAGAGACTGTATTTATTTAGTGAAACACTATTGTATTTAACCGATACTAGCCAACTTTTATGGAAGAGGAATGATGAGAAGCTGGTCTCGGAAGATGAGGTCGTTGGCAGCTACCTTGTTCAGTATAACAACGAAATTTCCTTCTATATTTTTGAATTGGAGTCAGTTAATGAGGAATGTCCTGGTTATTCATTATGGGTGGAAAACAGAGAGAAGAAAACAAATGTTGTTATAGTCAATTCCCCTGGTCCTGCGCTCTACGAAATCCTTGCCAGACTATATGAATCCGCCGGAGCAAGTGCAGATACAGTCTTTATTGATGAATCCGCAGACAGTGCAATCAGGTGTTTTATGGCTGAAAATGGAAATGTATTAAAGAATTCATCCGAACTTAAAAAGTACAAGCCTTTATTTGATAGATTGAACGGTAGAAAAGAAGAAGAGATAACATTAACCTTCTTTGATATTGAGCAATGCTTAGGGTTTTCTCTTCCTGCAAGTGCTTATAAATATACATCATTTTGGGCAAACAACACCAATGGACAACATCAGCATTGTAAATCTTGGCAGGATGCTGGGTACAAAACAATAGATGTTCCGAAAAGCATTATCAATCAATACATTACATTCAAAAGTATTAAGGAGCCGAATCATGAGATTTAA
- a CDS encoding HNH endonuclease signature motif containing protein — protein sequence MITVDTYVNERECEFKGEKYIVRDNGAVMRLSKKNYRKRKLDNKWTFGVGDKTTGYLKFSSIPIHRIIATAFLGSPKDSNYVVDHINTNRQDNTPGNLRWVTRFENVFLNPITCRNLEMLTGLTIDEIIQNPKILENYKVSKNIAWMRKVNSEESRNCYQNLMNWALNSKIGPSKKRGIIGEWVYQTRYLPPKEDTMEHRKVDKVYPCCPSDNEERSLENYQKKLQYGTVFLETSITKYITVESTIFNRKLIIRTRDVNDQALKPWFVSCVTLENGRFQHELVKSCFVEEGSKEFFDIMQDKPWESNHSFDYMC from the coding sequence ATGATTACTGTGGATACCTATGTCAACGAACGTGAATGTGAATTTAAAGGTGAGAAGTATATTGTCCGAGACAATGGCGCTGTTATGCGTCTTTCGAAGAAAAACTATCGGAAAAGAAAGTTAGACAATAAGTGGACATTTGGAGTTGGAGATAAAACAACTGGTTATCTCAAATTTAGCAGCATCCCAATTCATAGAATTATTGCTACTGCTTTTCTTGGAAGTCCCAAAGATAGTAATTACGTTGTGGATCACATCAATACAAATCGGCAAGATAATACTCCGGGAAATCTGCGATGGGTTACGAGATTTGAGAATGTCTTTCTAAACCCAATAACTTGTAGAAATCTGGAGATGCTAACAGGACTTACCATTGACGAGATAATTCAAAATCCCAAAATACTGGAAAACTATAAGGTGTCGAAAAATATAGCTTGGATGAGAAAGGTGAACTCTGAGGAAAGCCGGAACTGCTATCAAAATCTTATGAATTGGGCTTTGAATTCAAAGATTGGGCCTTCAAAAAAACGAGGCATAATTGGAGAATGGGTTTATCAAACAAGATATCTTCCTCCTAAAGAAGATACCATGGAACATAGAAAGGTGGATAAAGTCTATCCATGCTGTCCTTCCGACAACGAAGAGAGATCCTTGGAAAACTATCAAAAAAAGCTCCAGTACGGAACTGTCTTTTTAGAAACATCAATCACGAAGTATATTACTGTTGAATCTACCATTTTTAATAGAAAACTTATTATTAGAACAAGAGATGTGAATGATCAGGCTCTTAAACCGTGGTTTGTGTCCTGTGTGACTCTAGAAAATGGCAGATTTCAACATGAGTTGGTTAAATCTTGCTTTGTAGAAGAAGGGTCAAAGGAGTTCTTTGACATCATGCAAGATAAACCCTGGGAGTCTAATCACTCTTTTGACTATATGTGCTGA
- a CDS encoding recombinase family protein, which translates to MPDEKRKPIIHVIPAKRHFKRLRVALYCRVSTQKERQLHSLSAQMDFEKEDILDNPAWEYVGTYIDIKSGRTISTRPGFQSLLADCEAGKIDMIYTKSISRFGRNCVDFLVTLRRLKELKVDVFFYNEQIHLLSQAGELLLTLHAGIAQAESENKSENIKWGLRRSTMDPDSPAFSRRCYGYDRNEEEGLILNIAEARIVLKIFDWYEQGWSIVRIKKELESLKVPTPTGKKKWPVKTIENILTNEKYTGTSVYGETESADFPSTKRSVRDPFEVHRSRNHHIPIIHERQFKRVQKLKAKRSNIEVDEHGNKVRKSTHYSSKKAVKKANKTPEPQN; encoded by the coding sequence ATGCCCGACGAGAAAAGAAAACCCATCATACATGTCATACCAGCCAAGCGACATTTCAAGCGTCTCCGGGTTGCCTTGTACTGTCGTGTTAGCACGCAGAAGGAGCGACAGCTTCATAGTCTTTCAGCCCAGATGGACTTCGAGAAGGAGGACATCCTGGATAATCCCGCTTGGGAATATGTCGGTACCTATATCGATATCAAGTCTGGTAGGACCATCAGCACGCGTCCTGGCTTCCAGAGCCTGCTGGCCGACTGTGAGGCGGGGAAGATTGATATGATCTACACCAAGTCCATCAGCCGGTTCGGACGCAACTGTGTGGATTTTCTGGTGACGCTTCGGAGGCTCAAGGAACTGAAGGTGGATGTCTTTTTCTACAATGAGCAGATCCACCTCCTCAGCCAGGCAGGGGAGTTGCTGCTCACACTCCATGCAGGCATAGCCCAGGCCGAGAGTGAGAACAAGAGCGAGAACATCAAATGGGGGCTTCGAAGAAGTACCATGGATCCTGACTCCCCGGCATTCTCCCGCAGGTGTTATGGGTATGATCGTAATGAGGAGGAAGGACTCATCCTCAACATTGCTGAAGCCAGAATAGTCCTGAAGATCTTTGACTGGTACGAGCAAGGCTGGAGTATCGTGAGGATCAAGAAGGAACTGGAATCCTTGAAGGTTCCTACACCAACGGGCAAGAAGAAATGGCCGGTGAAGACAATCGAGAATATCCTCACCAATGAGAAATATACCGGTACCTCAGTCTACGGGGAAACCGAGTCCGCTGATTTTCCTTCAACCAAGAGAAGCGTTCGTGACCCCTTCGAGGTCCATCGGTCACGCAACCATCACATCCCCATCATCCATGAACGACAGTTCAAACGCGTGCAGAAACTGAAGGCAAAGCGCTCCAACATCGAGGTTGATGAGCACGGGAACAAGGTCAGAAAGAGCACCCATTACAGCTCGAAGAAAGCTGTGAAAAAAGCAAACAAAACCCCTGAACCCCAAAACTAA